GGCTAAAGTGAAGTTTCAGCAATTGCAAAAGGTGATATCTATTCTTGGGGATGAGGAGAAGCGAGCAGTCTATGACCAGACTGGTTGTGTTGATGATGCTGTGAGTAACTGCTTAAAATGCTGCATGCTTCTAACTTTGtttaattaaatcaaatcaaGCGTTCTTGGATATCCTATAGGATAAGGATACTCCACCTTTTTCTACAAGTTAAAGGCACAAATTTAATTCACTCATTACTAGATTATTTTGTCCACTGCAAGAAACTGCAGCCGAAAGATACTGTGTACTCATATGCCTTTTTCATTAATCAGGACCTTGCTGGGGAAGTGGTTCAGAATCTTCATGCTTTTTTCAGAACAATGTACAAAAAGGTTACATCAATTTTATCTGGTCAACTTCTTTACTTGTTCATATAACTTCTATTAGTTTGCAGTTTTGTAAGGCTTTAAATGCACAACTGCAGGTTACCGAGGCTGACATTGAAGAGTTTGAAGCAAACTATAGAGGATCAGATTCAGAAAGGAAAGATTTAATTGATCTGTATATGAAGCACAAGGGTAACATGAACAGGTACAATAGTAACAAATTAGCCTCTTTAATGAAAAATTGCCATTTTGacatttaatttatttcctgGACAGACTCTTCTGTTCAATGCTTTGTTCGGAACCTCAACTTGATTCACATCGTTTCAAGGATATTCTTGATGAGACAATAGCAGCAGGTAATAATTTCTAGTTGCTTTTGATGAGTTAAATTTGCTATGACATTAGCTGTTCTTGAATTTATAGTGGGAAAAGATTTAGGGTCTGATTCAGTTCTGCTTTGCAAGTTGAAAATGGATGATTGACGCTATAGTTGATCGTTTTCAACACATAGATCCACAGTTTAGTAGCGGATTATTGAATATCTTTACACCTTTGTATGATggtagtttatttttttagtagtgAATTGTTTGCCTATCTTGTCTTTGGATTGTTTCCACTAAAAAGAATATTGCTTAAAAGTTACTATTTTGTTTTGTctcaatctcttttttttttgttttgagaaagtGTCTCAATTTCAATGTACCATCATATACAGTGGTAAAGAATCTGACTACTTAGATGTATTTCCAGGCTTGCTTTATCAAATTCAATGATGTTGACTTCTTGCTTTTGTAGGAGAACTGAAAGCAACCAAAGCCTACCAGAAATGGGCGAAGAAAGTATCTGAGACAAAACCACCTACCAGTCCTTTGAAAAAGAGGAGGAAGTAAGTAATTTCCCGCACAGAATTTTGCCTGTGTTCTGTACTTTTTTACTGAATTTGGTCTTGACAACATTTTACAGTTCAAATAAAGAGTCAGAAGCAGATCTATTGGCAATCATATCTCAACGCAGAAGTGAGAGGAAAGATCAGTTTGATTCTATGTTCTCATCCTTGGTTTCAAAGTATGGTGGGAATAGTTCTGTTTCAGAGCCCACTGAAGAAGAGTTCAAGGCTGTgcagaaaaaaattgaaagccGCAGGACCTCCAAAAAATCAAGGCGGAAGTAACTTGAACTCTGAATAGAACCCTATGAATTGATTGTGTGTACAAATTCTGATTCTGCTAAATGTCCTGCAATTGCTATTACTGTTTAAATGAGACTCAGAACCGTATGTATGTGAGCTATCTTTCTGCTAAATGTTCAGCAATTGCTATGACTAGACAGGATAAATTACACATACCGCCCCTGTTTTTATAACCTTAAACATGGAACTATCATGTGATTTATTCTACGACACTTTAACATTAATGGATTCGATGATTTGGCGAGTGCCAACCTCAAATGC
This genomic stretch from Castanea sativa cultivar Marrone di Chiusa Pesio chromosome 9, ASM4071231v1 harbors:
- the LOC142611400 gene encoding chaperone protein dnaJ 6-like — encoded protein: MARRRSKARVSEEEEEGPSTREKSLYEVLGVERTASQQEIKKAYYKLALRLHPDKNPGDEEAKVKFQQLQKVISILGDEEKRAVYDQTGCVDDADLAGEVVQNLHAFFRTMYKKVTEADIEEFEANYRGSDSERKDLIDLYMKHKGNMNRLFCSMLCSEPQLDSHRFKDILDETIAAGELKATKAYQKWAKKVSETKPPTSPLKKRRNSNKESEADLLAIISQRRSERKDQFDSMFSSLVSKYGGNSSVSEPTEEEFKAVQKKIESRRTSKKSRRK